The Pseudomonas sp. S06B 330 genome contains the following window.
GGCATGCCGGGCCGGGTGCCGATGAGCGCGTACTGCGCTTCGAGTTTCCTGAGCGACCGGGCGCCTTGCTGGGGTTCCTTGAGCGTCTGGGCAAGCGCTGGAACATTAGTTTGTTCCACTACCGCAACCATGGCGCAGCTGAAGCGCGGGTGTTCGCTGCGCTGGAGGTACCGCCTGAGGAACAAGACGGTTTACCTGCTGCGCTCGATGCCATGGGGTACCGCTACTGGGATGAAACCGATAATCCAGCCTATCGGCTGTTCCTTGGCTGAGTAAGCATTGCCCCAGATCAACACGCGGCAGGGCCTATAGGCGGATCCTCAAGGCAATGGAATATTGCATGAGGATTTCGCCATGAGCAGCACGTTCTTCATCCCTGCCGTCAACATCATGGGCATTGATTGCCTTGACGAGGCGATGGCCGCCATTGCCGGCTATGGATTGCGCAAGGCACTGATCGTTACTGACACCGGACTAGTCAAGGCCGGTGTCGCCGAGCGTATTGCCGAACAGCTGGCCATGCGCGACATTGATTCGTCGATATTTGACGGGGCTAAAGCCAACCCCAGTATCGCCAACGTTGAACAAGGCCTGGCGCAGTTGCAGCGCGAGCGCTGCGATTGCGTGATTTCCCTGGGCGGTGGCTCGCCGCATGATTGCGCCAAGGGCATTGCCCTGTGCGCCACCAATGGCGGCAAAATCAGTGATTATGAAGGCGTTGACCGTTCGGCCAAGCCGCAACTGCCGTTGATTGCCATCAACACCACCGCTGGCACTGCCAGTGAAATGACCCGTTTCTGCATCATCACCGACGAGGCGCGCCATGTGAAAATGGCCATTGTCGACCGCAACGTCACGCCGCTGCTGTCGGTCAACGACCCGGCGTTGATGGCCGGGATGCCTAAAGGGTTGACCGCCGCCACCGGCATGGATGCCCTGACCCACGCCATTGAAGCCTACGTGTCGACGGCTGCCACACCGATCACCGATGCCTGCGCCATCAAGGCGATGGAGCTGATCAGCGAAAACCTGCGTCAGGCGGTGGCCCAAGGCAGTGATTTGCAGGCACGAGAGAACATGGCCTACGCACAGTTCCTTGCGGGTATGGCGTTCAACAACGCTTCGCTGGGGTATGTGCATGCCATGGCTCACCAGTTAGGCGGTTTTTACGACTTGCCGCATGGTGTGTGTAACGCGGTACTGCTGCCGCATGTGCAGCGCTTCAATGCCAAAGTCAGTGCGGCACGCCTGCGTGATGTGGCCAGGGCCATGGGCGTGGATGTGTCGGGCATGACGGCGCAGCAGGGCAGCGATGCGGCGATTGCAGCGATTGAGACGCTGTCGCGGGACATTGATATTCCGGCAGGGTTGGCTGAACTGGGGGCAAAAGCGGTGGATGTGCCGGTGCTGGCCAGCAATGCGCTTAAGGACGCGTGTGGTTTGACCAATCCGCGGCCAGCCAATCAGGAAGAGATTGAGGCGATTTTCAAGGCTGCTTTCTGACTGAATGAGCGTCGACAAGGCCGGCCCCCACAAGGTTGAGTGTGGGAGTCGAGCCTGGCGGTGACGCTTTTCTTCAGACTACCAACGACAGCAGCATGATAAAGATGATGCCGACCACCGAAAGAATGGTTTCCATCATGCTCCAGGTCTTGAAGGTCTCGGCCACGGTCATATTGAAGTACTGTTTTACCAGCCAGAAACCGGCATCGTTGACGTGAGACAGGATCAACGAGCCTGCACCTGTAGCCAATACCAGCAACTCACGGTTGACCCCCGGCATCATGCCGATCACCGGTGCCACAATCCCGGCCCCGGTAATCGTCGCCACCGTCGCTGAGCCTGTGGCAATACGAATTACCGCCGCTACCAGCCAAGCCAGCATGATCGGCGAGATTTGCGCTTGTACCGCCATTTGACCGATGACGTTGCCGACGCCAGTATCCACCAGCATCTGCTTGAAACCACCACCGGCACCGACGATCAAAATGATAGCGGCGGTGGGTGCCAGGCTCTGGTCGAGCAGTTTCATGATCTGCTGACGGGAGAAACCGCGTGCGGCACCGAAGGTATAGAACGCCAGTAACAGGGCGGCGAGCAGGGCGGTAATCGGGTGGCCGATCAGGTCCATCCATTGACGCACGATATGTTCAGCTGGCAGCACCACATCGGCGAAGGTTTTCAGCAGCATCAGAAACACCGGCAGCAGCACGGTGATCAGCGTCACGCTGAAGCTTGGCAGGTTCTTCTGTTCGGATTCACGGGCGATCTGGTCCATCAACTCTTGCGACGGCGAGCCTGGAATGTAGCGGGAGATGAAGTTGCCATACAGTGGGCCGGCAATGATCGCTGTGGGCAGGGCGACGATCAGGCCATAGAAGATGGTCTTGCCGATGTCGGCATTGAAGATACCAATGGCCAGCAGCGGTCCGGGATGCGGCGGCACCAGACCATGGACCACCGAAAGCCCGGCCAGCAGCGGAATACCGATTTTGATCAGTGATACCCCGGACCGCCGGGCGACAATGAATACCAGCGGGATCAGCAGGACGAAGCCGATCTCGAAGAACAGCGGAATCCCCACCAGAAAAGCGGCGAACATCATCGCCCAGTGCACTTTTTCTTTGCCAAAGGCGCGGATCAAGGTCTGGGCGATCTGGTCGGCACCGCCGGAGTCGGCCATCAGCTTGCCGAGCATGGTGCCCAGGGCCAGGACAATACCAACAAAGCCCAGCACGCCACCAAAGCCGTCCTGGAAAGATTTCATTACTTTGGCCACCGGCATGCCCGAGGTCAGGCCGAGAAAGCCGGCGGCCAGGGTCAACGCGACGAAGGGATGGACTTTAAAGTGGGTGATCAGTAGCACCAGACCGATGATGGTGACTACGGCATCAAGCAGCAGGTAGGTATCAGTTGCCAAACCGAACATGGTTCAGTGCCTCATATTGTCTTTGTTGTGGGCGGAGCTGTGACTGCATTTACGGGTAAAGACAGCGCTATCTTTGGTGAGCCGGAAAACCGCCAGGTCAGGCCGTTCGCGCCAGCACCGGTTCACCGCAGGGCTTTAGCCACAGGTCCACCTGCACGGCGAGGGTATCCACGGGCAGCGTGGCATCCAGGGGCAGGGTCAGGGCTTCGCCATTGGGGCGTTCGAGGGCGGCGAACTGACTGGCGATCAGGCTGGCGGGCATGAAGTGCCCAGGGCGGGCAAGCACCCGGCGGCTGGCTTCTTCAGGGGTCAGGTCGAGAAAGACGAAACCCAGGTCCGGCACGGCATGACGCAAGGCGTCGCGGTAGCGCTTTTTCAACGCCGAACAGGTGAGGATGGGGCGCTCACCGTGCTTAAGGGTGGCCTGCAACTCTTCACCCAGACGGATCAGCCAACCGGCGCGGTCGTCATCGTCCAGGGGAATGCCGGCGCTCATTTTTTGAATATTGGCAGCGGGGTGGAAGTCATCGCCTTCGATCAGGCGGCCGCCGCTCAAACCTGCAATGGCAGCACCGACATAGCTTTTGCCGCAGCCAGCTACGCCCATTACCACGATTGCCGATAGGGGTGGGTTCATATCGGTACCTCCTGCAAGGCAAGATAGCGCTATCTTGAGCCAAGTCAATGTTAGGCTCGCGCGCTTCCTACCCCAATGTTATTGATCTTGTATTCAGCAGTGTGGATGCTCATTTCAGGTCACCTGCAGTTTTGCATTGCCTGTGTTCTGAGACAGCGCTACCTTAGTGCCCGTTCCCTATTCTTTGCAAGTCGAAAAT
Protein-coding sequences here:
- the yiaY gene encoding L-threonine dehydrogenase translates to MSSTFFIPAVNIMGIDCLDEAMAAIAGYGLRKALIVTDTGLVKAGVAERIAEQLAMRDIDSSIFDGAKANPSIANVEQGLAQLQRERCDCVISLGGGSPHDCAKGIALCATNGGKISDYEGVDRSAKPQLPLIAINTTAGTASEMTRFCIITDEARHVKMAIVDRNVTPLLSVNDPALMAGMPKGLTAATGMDALTHAIEAYVSTAATPITDACAIKAMELISENLRQAVAQGSDLQARENMAYAQFLAGMAFNNASLGYVHAMAHQLGGFYDLPHGVCNAVLLPHVQRFNAKVSAARLRDVARAMGVDVSGMTAQQGSDAAIAAIETLSRDIDIPAGLAELGAKAVDVPVLASNALKDACGLTNPRPANQEEIEAIFKAAF
- a CDS encoding GntP family permease; amino-acid sequence: MFGLATDTYLLLDAVVTIIGLVLLITHFKVHPFVALTLAAGFLGLTSGMPVAKVMKSFQDGFGGVLGFVGIVLALGTMLGKLMADSGGADQIAQTLIRAFGKEKVHWAMMFAAFLVGIPLFFEIGFVLLIPLVFIVARRSGVSLIKIGIPLLAGLSVVHGLVPPHPGPLLAIGIFNADIGKTIFYGLIVALPTAIIAGPLYGNFISRYIPGSPSQELMDQIARESEQKNLPSFSVTLITVLLPVFLMLLKTFADVVLPAEHIVRQWMDLIGHPITALLAALLLAFYTFGAARGFSRQQIMKLLDQSLAPTAAIILIVGAGGGFKQMLVDTGVGNVIGQMAVQAQISPIMLAWLVAAVIRIATGSATVATITGAGIVAPVIGMMPGVNRELLVLATGAGSLILSHVNDAGFWLVKQYFNMTVAETFKTWSMMETILSVVGIIFIMLLSLVV
- a CDS encoding gluconokinase, whose translation is MNPPLSAIVVMGVAGCGKSYVGAAIAGLSGGRLIEGDDFHPAANIQKMSAGIPLDDDDRAGWLIRLGEELQATLKHGERPILTCSALKKRYRDALRHAVPDLGFVFLDLTPEEASRRVLARPGHFMPASLIASQFAALERPNGEALTLPLDATLPVDTLAVQVDLWLKPCGEPVLARTA